The Anolis carolinensis isolate JA03-04 chromosome 2, rAnoCar3.1.pri, whole genome shotgun sequence genome has a window encoding:
- the thg1l gene encoding probable tRNA(His) guanylyltransferase isoform X4: MISFAEQHDFKKPNDDRALQLMNKCAQTVMQELEDIVIAYGQSDEFSFVFKKKSNWFKRRASKFMTHVASQFASSYVFYWKDYFKDQPLLYPPGFDGRVVLYPSDQNLKDYLSWRQADCHINNLYNTVFWSLVQRSGLTPVEAQKRLQGTLAGDKNEILFSQFNINYNNEPLIYRKGTVLVWQKVNHVIRKKIKIPKESEEKEIEVTRTRTTSIPLHCDIIGDHFWDQHPEILLEDS; encoded by the exons CTTTGCTGAACAGCATGATTTTAAGAAGCCTAATGATGATCGTGCCCTTCAACTGATGAATAAGTGTGCCCAGACAGTGATGCAAGAACTGGAAGATATTGTCATTGCTTATGGACAAAGTGACGAATTCAGCTTTGTTTTCAAAAAGAAGAGCAATTGGTTTAAAAGAAGAGCAAG TAAGTTCATGACTCATGTGGCCTCCCAGTTTGCCTCGAGCTACGTTTTCTATTGGAAAGATTACTTTAAGGACCAGCCTCTTTTGTATCCACCAGGATTTGATGGGCgtgttgttctgtatcctagtGACCAGAATCTGAAGGACTATCTCAGTTGGCGGCAAGCTGATT GCCATATAAATAATCTGTACAATACAGTATTTTGGAGTCTTGTTCAGAGAAGTGGTTTGACACCTGTAGAGGCCCAAAAAAGATTACAG ggAACACTTGCAGGTGACAAGAATGAGATTCTATTTTCACAATTCAACATTAATTACAACAACGAACCCTTGATATATCGGAAAGGAACTGTTCTGGTGTGGCAGAAG GTGAATCACGtcattaggaaaaaaataaaaattccaaaggagtcagaagagaaggaaattgaAGTGACCCGAACAAGGACTACATCAATTCCTTTGCACTGTGACATCATTGGGGACCACTTTTGGGACCAGCATCCTGAAATCCTATTGGAAGATAGTTGA
- the thg1l gene encoding probable tRNA(His) guanylyltransferase isoform X6, with product MDKVTNSALFSKRRAIGLKEEQGFDGRVVLYPSDQNLKDYLSWRQADCHINNLYNTVFWSLVQRSGLTPVEAQKRLQGTLAGDKNEILFSQFNINYNNEPLIYRKGTVLVWQKVNHVIRKKIKIPKESEEKEIEVTRTRTTSIPLHCDIIGDHFWDQHPEILLEDS from the exons ATGGACAAAGTGACGAATTCAGCTTTGTTTTCAAAAAGAAGAGCAATTGGTTTAAAAGAAGAGCAAG GATTTGATGGGCgtgttgttctgtatcctagtGACCAGAATCTGAAGGACTATCTCAGTTGGCGGCAAGCTGATT GCCATATAAATAATCTGTACAATACAGTATTTTGGAGTCTTGTTCAGAGAAGTGGTTTGACACCTGTAGAGGCCCAAAAAAGATTACAG ggAACACTTGCAGGTGACAAGAATGAGATTCTATTTTCACAATTCAACATTAATTACAACAACGAACCCTTGATATATCGGAAAGGAACTGTTCTGGTGTGGCAGAAG GTGAATCACGtcattaggaaaaaaataaaaattccaaaggagtcagaagagaaggaaattgaAGTGACCCGAACAAGGACTACATCAATTCCTTTGCACTGTGACATCATTGGGGACCACTTTTGGGACCAGCATCCTGAAATCCTATTGGAAGATAGTTGA
- the thg1l gene encoding probable tRNA(His) guanylyltransferase isoform X3, which translates to MTAWSAVTFPPKRFAEQHDFKKPNDDRALQLMNKCAQTVMQELEDIVIAYGQSDEFSFVFKKKSNWFKRRASKFMTHVASQFASSYVFYWKDYFKDQPLLYPPGFDGRVVLYPSDQNLKDYLSWRQADCHINNLYNTVFWSLVQRSGLTPVEAQKRLQGTLAGDKNEILFSQFNINYNNEPLIYRKGTVLVWQKVNHVIRKKIKIPKESEEKEIEVTRTRTTSIPLHCDIIGDHFWDQHPEILLEDS; encoded by the exons CTTTGCTGAACAGCATGATTTTAAGAAGCCTAATGATGATCGTGCCCTTCAACTGATGAATAAGTGTGCCCAGACAGTGATGCAAGAACTGGAAGATATTGTCATTGCTTATGGACAAAGTGACGAATTCAGCTTTGTTTTCAAAAAGAAGAGCAATTGGTTTAAAAGAAGAGCAAG TAAGTTCATGACTCATGTGGCCTCCCAGTTTGCCTCGAGCTACGTTTTCTATTGGAAAGATTACTTTAAGGACCAGCCTCTTTTGTATCCACCAGGATTTGATGGGCgtgttgttctgtatcctagtGACCAGAATCTGAAGGACTATCTCAGTTGGCGGCAAGCTGATT GCCATATAAATAATCTGTACAATACAGTATTTTGGAGTCTTGTTCAGAGAAGTGGTTTGACACCTGTAGAGGCCCAAAAAAGATTACAG ggAACACTTGCAGGTGACAAGAATGAGATTCTATTTTCACAATTCAACATTAATTACAACAACGAACCCTTGATATATCGGAAAGGAACTGTTCTGGTGTGGCAGAAG GTGAATCACGtcattaggaaaaaaataaaaattccaaaggagtcagaagagaaggaaattgaAGTGACCCGAACAAGGACTACATCAATTCCTTTGCACTGTGACATCATTGGGGACCACTTTTGGGACCAGCATCCTGAAATCCTATTGGAAGATAGTTGA
- the thg1l gene encoding probable tRNA(His) guanylyltransferase isoform X5 — MNKCAQTVMQELEDIVIAYGQSDEFSFVFKKKSNWFKRRASKFMTHVASQFASSYVFYWKDYFKDQPLLYPPGFDGRVVLYPSDQNLKDYLSWRQADCHINNLYNTVFWSLVQRSGLTPVEAQKRLQGTLAGDKNEILFSQFNINYNNEPLIYRKGTVLVWQKVNHVIRKKIKIPKESEEKEIEVTRTRTTSIPLHCDIIGDHFWDQHPEILLEDS; from the exons ATGAATAAGTGTGCCCAGACAGTGATGCAAGAACTGGAAGATATTGTCATTGCTTATGGACAAAGTGACGAATTCAGCTTTGTTTTCAAAAAGAAGAGCAATTGGTTTAAAAGAAGAGCAAG TAAGTTCATGACTCATGTGGCCTCCCAGTTTGCCTCGAGCTACGTTTTCTATTGGAAAGATTACTTTAAGGACCAGCCTCTTTTGTATCCACCAGGATTTGATGGGCgtgttgttctgtatcctagtGACCAGAATCTGAAGGACTATCTCAGTTGGCGGCAAGCTGATT GCCATATAAATAATCTGTACAATACAGTATTTTGGAGTCTTGTTCAGAGAAGTGGTTTGACACCTGTAGAGGCCCAAAAAAGATTACAG ggAACACTTGCAGGTGACAAGAATGAGATTCTATTTTCACAATTCAACATTAATTACAACAACGAACCCTTGATATATCGGAAAGGAACTGTTCTGGTGTGGCAGAAG GTGAATCACGtcattaggaaaaaaataaaaattccaaaggagtcagaagagaaggaaattgaAGTGACCCGAACAAGGACTACATCAATTCCTTTGCACTGTGACATCATTGGGGACCACTTTTGGGACCAGCATCCTGAAATCCTATTGGAAGATAGTTGA